The following are encoded in a window of Panulirus ornatus isolate Po-2019 chromosome 61, ASM3632096v1, whole genome shotgun sequence genomic DNA:
- the LOC139767491 gene encoding uncharacterized protein yields the protein MFTQNYFSMHTVIHIGEKKFECEECGKLITGKSNLKKHKLIHTGEKNFECDECGKLFTLKGHLNMHKLTHTGEKNFKCDECGKMFMLKSHLNMHKLIHSGEKKFKCEECGKFFTQKSHLIMHNLIHTGEKKFQCEECGKLFTLKGHLNVHKLIHTGEKKFECDECGKLFTQKGHLNMHKLIHTGEKKFECKECGKLFTQKTHLNIHKLIHTNEKNFECEDCGKLFTVERYLNMHKLIHTGKKDFECSECGKLFTRKNHLDMHMVIHTGEKKFECDECGKLFTRKSHINIHKLNHRGEKNFECEECGKLFSLKKYLNVHKLIHTSKEKFECEECGKLFSWKDCLKKHRLIHKNEKKYECGECGKLFIQKSHLNSHWVIHTGEKRFKCEVCGKRFSRKGDMKRHISIHTGGKK from the coding sequence ATGTTCACTCAGAACTACTTTAGCATGCATACAGTAATTCATATAGGTGAGAAAAAGTTTGAGTGTGAAGAGTGTGGCAAGTTAATCACTGGAAAGAGTAACCTGAAGAAACATAAACTTATTCATACTGGTGAAAAAAACtttgaatgtgatgaatgtggtaAACTGTTTACACTGAAAGGACATCTTAACATGCATAAACttacacacacaggtgagaagaaTTTTAAATGTGATGAGTGTGGAAAAATGTTTATGCTGAAAAGCCATCTTAATATGCATAAGCTTATTCATTCTGGTGAGAAAAAGTTCAAatgtgaagaatgtgggaaaTTTTTCACTCAGAAAAGCCACCTTATCATGCATAACCTCATCCACACAGGTGAGAAGAAGTTTCAGTGTGAGGAATGTGGGAAACTTTTCACTCTGAAAGGCCATCTTAATGTGCATAAActtattcacacaggtgagaagaaATTTgagtgtgatgaatgtgggaaactatTCACTCAAAAAGGCCACCTTAACATGCATAAGcttattcacacaggtgagaaaaaaTTTGAATGTAAGGAATGTGGAAAGCTGTTCACTCAGAAGACTCACTTAAACATACACAAGCTTATTCATACAAATGAGAAAAATTTTGAATGTGAGGACTGTGGTAAACTGTTTACTGTAGAGAGATACCTCAACATGCATAAGCTTATTCACACAGGTAAGAAAGACTTTGAATGTAGTGAATGTGGGAAACTATTCACCCGGAAAAATCATCTTGACATGCACATGGTTATTCACACAGGCGAGAAAAAATTTGAATGTGATGAGTGTGGAAAACTATTCACTCGAAAAAGCCATATTAACATACATAAGCTCAATCAtagaggtgaaaaaaattttgaatgtgaGGAATGTGGGAAGTTGTTCAGTTTAAAGAAGTACCTTAATGTACATAAGCTTATTCACACGAGTAAGGAAAAGTTTGAATGTGaggaatgtgggaaactgttttcTTGGAAGGATTGTCTTAAGAAGCACAGGCTTATtcacaaaaatgagaaaaaatatgaatgtgGTGAATGTGGGAAACTATTCATTCAGAAAAGCCACCTTAACAGCCATTGGGTTATTCATACAGGTGAGAAAAGGTTtaaatgtgaagtgtgtgggaaaAGATTTTCTAGAAAGGGTGATATGAAAAGACATATCAGTATTCACACTGGTGGGAAAAAGTGA